The following are from one region of the Methanospirillum hungatei genome:
- the arsB gene encoding ACR3 family arsenite efflux transporter, whose translation MNASQEKSTISPKQSKGLGFFEKYLTVWVLVCIALGILLGRYAPNVSTYLDSLSIYIGEAPIISIPIALCLFFMMYPIMVKIDFSEVLKAGKNIKPVSLTLFVNWAIKPFTMYIIATFFLGYVFLQFIGPDAIDLVKMPFGVDLPVGTTYGDGTIVMENGVKMLEIPLWRSYLAGCILLGIAPCTAMVLVWGYLAKGNDGHTLVMVAINSLSMLVLYGPLGGFFLGVGQLPVPWEALALSIAIYVALPLIAGYISRILIIRYKGEEWFKTKFIHYLTPVTIIALLVTLILLFSFKGEVILNDPLTILWIAIPLFIQTVLIFSLGYILSKTWKFTYEDAAPSAMIGASNHFEVAIATATILFGISSGAALATVVGVLIEVPTMLMLVKICLRTKGWFPVKKQNLA comes from the coding sequence ATGAACGCTTCACAAGAAAAATCTACGATTTCACCAAAACAGTCAAAAGGTCTGGGTTTTTTTGAAAAATATCTGACGGTTTGGGTTTTGGTCTGTATCGCTCTCGGAATACTTCTCGGCAGATATGCTCCGAATGTCTCAACTTATCTTGACAGTTTGTCAATATACATTGGAGAAGCGCCCATAATTTCAATTCCGATAGCACTTTGCCTGTTTTTTATGATGTATCCTATCATGGTCAAGATAGATTTTTCTGAAGTGCTAAAAGCGGGAAAGAACATTAAACCCGTCAGTCTGACACTTTTCGTGAACTGGGCAATCAAGCCGTTCACCATGTATATTATCGCCACGTTTTTTCTGGGATATGTATTTCTTCAATTCATCGGCCCGGATGCAATAGACCTTGTGAAAATGCCATTCGGAGTGGATCTTCCAGTTGGTACCACATATGGGGATGGAACTATCGTGATGGAAAACGGGGTGAAAATGCTAGAAATCCCATTATGGAGGAGTTATCTCGCCGGATGCATTCTTCTTGGAATTGCTCCCTGCACAGCGATGGTTCTCGTCTGGGGATATCTTGCAAAAGGAAATGATGGCCATACGCTTGTTATGGTTGCGATAAACTCCTTATCCATGCTGGTATTATATGGTCCGCTGGGGGGTTTTTTCCTGGGAGTTGGACAACTTCCGGTTCCATGGGAAGCATTAGCATTATCTATTGCAATTTATGTTGCCCTTCCCCTCATAGCCGGATACATATCCAGAATTCTCATTATTCGCTATAAGGGAGAGGAGTGGTTTAAAACGAAATTCATCCACTACCTTACCCCGGTAACGATCATTGCGCTATTAGTTACATTAATCCTCCTCTTCAGCTTTAAAGGGGAGGTTATCCTGAATGATCCCCTTACGATTCTCTGGATTGCAATCCCGCTATTCATCCAGACAGTTCTCATATTTTCGTTGGGTTATATCCTCTCGAAAACCTGGAAATTTACGTATGAGGATGCTGCTCCCTCTGCCATGATTGGAGCATCAAACCATTTTGAGGTTGCAATTGCAACGGCAACGATCCTTTTTGGAATTTCTTCCGGTGCAGCTCTTGCAACCGTTGTCGGAGTTCTTATAGAAGTTCCGACCATGCTTATGCTCGTAAAGATCTGTCTTCGGACCAAAGGATGGTTCCCCGTAAAAAAGCAAAATTTGGCATAA
- a CDS encoding nitrophenyl compound nitroreductase subunit ArsF family protein: MRKTDHLKIIGALILCALFLTLFAGCTGTNSGNESQMKSEVPSSSALPDITKVELYHFHGNQQCYSCVTLGDMAEKVVNTYYPDELASGKLVFGHINAEDPQNRELAEKYEVVSSSLMIGVSTKDSFTKQDLVGAWYKIGDENEYTTYLTGILDPFLKGETS; the protein is encoded by the coding sequence ATGAGAAAAACAGATCATCTTAAGATAATCGGAGCACTCATTTTATGTGCCCTGTTTCTGACTCTCTTTGCTGGATGCACCGGAACCAATTCAGGCAATGAATCGCAGATGAAGAGTGAAGTACCTTCATCGTCAGCATTACCAGATATCACTAAGGTAGAACTCTACCATTTTCATGGAAATCAGCAATGTTATTCCTGTGTGACCTTGGGAGATATGGCTGAAAAGGTTGTGAATACCTATTATCCTGATGAACTTGCATCAGGAAAACTGGTATTTGGTCATATAAATGCTGAAGATCCACAAAATCGAGAACTGGCAGAAAAGTATGAAGTGGTGTCTTCATCCCTGATGATCGGAGTATCCACGAAAGATTCTTTCACGAAGCAGGATCTTGTTGGTGCATGGTATAAAATTGGGGATGAGAATGAATATACCACCTATTTGACTGGAATTCTGGACCCATTCCTGAAAGGTGAAACATCTTGA
- a CDS encoding aromatic aminobenezylarsenical efflux permease ArsG family transporter, translating to MSDLMSFMEAMGSSDIPLVAAFFIGLMMAISPCPLATNITAIAYISRNLSSGKHTFLVGCLYTLGRSLVYMAIAALIVLGGLKVQSISLFLQQYGDLLLGPILLICGILMLEIIPISMKFEHEGLLNLKEKLSKKFIEKGFFGSFLLGILFALSFCPFSAVLFFGMLVPLALSAQDPIGVPLVFGIATGLPVIIFAALLSTGVGRCGAMMNKVQVAEKWFRRIVAVLFIFIGAYYTLNVYLLG from the coding sequence TTGAGCGATCTGATGTCATTTATGGAGGCAATGGGAAGTAGTGATATTCCCCTTGTCGCCGCTTTTTTCATCGGTCTTATGATGGCTATCAGTCCCTGTCCCCTGGCCACGAATATTACTGCCATTGCATACATTTCACGAAACCTCTCATCCGGCAAGCACACGTTCCTTGTTGGATGTTTATACACCCTGGGAAGATCGCTCGTATATATGGCGATAGCTGCTCTCATTGTTCTGGGCGGCCTGAAAGTTCAGTCAATATCACTTTTCCTTCAGCAATATGGCGATCTCCTGCTTGGACCGATCCTCCTGATTTGTGGAATATTAATGCTTGAGATTATTCCCATCAGTATGAAATTCGAACATGAAGGTCTTTTAAATTTAAAAGAAAAACTCTCAAAAAAATTTATTGAGAAAGGATTTTTCGGAAGTTTCCTCTTAGGTATTTTATTTGCTTTAAGTTTCTGTCCGTTTAGCGCCGTCCTTTTTTTCGGTATGCTGGTCCCACTAGCCCTTAGTGCCCAGGATCCAATTGGCGTCCCCCTCGTGTTCGGAATAGCAACCGGACTTCCGGTGATCATCTTTGCAGCCCTTCTTTCTACGGGTGTTGGCCGGTGTGGAGCGATGATGAACAAAGTTCAGGTTGCTGAAAAATGGTTCAGACGGATTGTTGCGGTACTCTTCATCTTCATCGGTGCATACTATACCCTTAATGTGTATCTTCTGGGATAA
- the tnpC gene encoding IS66 family transposase produces the protein MDFPEELKAKILECPPEVIAYIVHLHERIDQLESRVKELESRLNLNSRNSGKPPSSDGYAKKNRNKSDSRKKYPGGQPGHKGTTLRQSPHPDHIEYHKPHECSKCGHSLVSGKILGIEKRQVFDLPPPPTIEITEHQSFTICCPHCGLKTSGDFPEDVTHPVQYGSRVKSYLTYFSHHQLIPYERVTEICSVLFGFSVSPGTIVNLTHNLAKKLQSFKDDIVNVLQNEPVIHNDETGVRVEGKLHWLHVTCTPNLTHYSLQRKRGKEGMDNIGILPEFHGISVHDFWGPYLSYSCEHSFCCAHIIRELIRVEEETSQKWPYDLIELLLGAKENKEIFHGVGVPIPPIIRTSLMESYDELIQIGLDENPPPVVDEVKRGRKKKGFVRNLLERLKEWRESVLRFINDPLVPFDNNQAERDIRMMKVKMKISGGFRSFDTASAIALIRSYISTIRKNGINVIEGIVSAFHNFPWSPNRTKDISGESLLSQNLALA, from the coding sequence ATGGACTTTCCAGAAGAACTCAAAGCCAAAATACTTGAATGTCCTCCTGAAGTAATTGCATATATTGTTCACCTACATGAAAGAATTGATCAATTAGAATCCAGAGTCAAAGAACTCGAATCCAGGCTAAACCTCAATAGTCGAAATAGCGGAAAACCACCATCTTCTGATGGGTATGCTAAAAAGAATCGAAATAAATCAGATTCTCGAAAGAAATATCCGGGAGGTCAACCCGGCCATAAAGGGACAACCTTAAGGCAGAGTCCTCATCCAGATCATATCGAATATCATAAACCTCATGAATGCTCCAAATGTGGACATAGCCTTGTTTCTGGAAAAATACTCGGCATTGAAAAAAGACAGGTTTTTGATCTTCCCCCTCCTCCCACAATCGAGATAACAGAACATCAGTCTTTCACTATCTGCTGTCCTCATTGTGGTTTAAAAACATCAGGGGATTTTCCCGAAGATGTTACACATCCAGTTCAATATGGATCCAGAGTCAAATCTTATCTGACCTATTTTTCTCATCATCAATTAATCCCTTATGAACGAGTAACTGAAATCTGCTCAGTTCTTTTCGGTTTTTCTGTTAGTCCTGGAACAATCGTAAATTTAACTCACAATCTAGCGAAGAAATTACAATCATTTAAGGATGATATTGTAAACGTTCTTCAAAATGAGCCCGTAATCCATAATGATGAAACTGGAGTCAGAGTAGAAGGAAAACTTCATTGGCTTCATGTGACCTGTACTCCTAACCTAACTCATTATTCCCTTCAGAGAAAAAGAGGTAAAGAAGGAATGGATAATATTGGAATCCTTCCTGAATTTCATGGGATTAGTGTTCATGATTTCTGGGGTCCTTATCTTTCCTATTCCTGCGAACACAGTTTTTGTTGTGCTCATATTATCCGAGAACTCATCCGGGTTGAAGAAGAAACCTCTCAAAAATGGCCTTATGATCTTATTGAGTTATTATTAGGGGCAAAAGAAAACAAAGAGATATTTCATGGAGTTGGGGTTCCTATTCCTCCAATCATTCGTACCAGTCTGATGGAGTCATACGATGAATTGATACAGATAGGACTGGATGAAAATCCTCCACCGGTTGTAGATGAAGTAAAAAGGGGCAGGAAGAAAAAGGGATTTGTACGAAACTTACTCGAAAGGCTAAAAGAGTGGAGAGAGAGTGTGTTGAGATTTATAAATGATCCTCTCGTTCCATTCGACAATAATCAGGCCGAGAGAGATATTCGTATGATGAAGGTAAAAATGAAAATATCAGGTGGATTTAGAAGCTTCGATACAGCCAGTGCGATTGCTCTGATCAGAAGTTACATCTCAACTATAAGAAAAAATGGAATTAATGTTATTGAAGGAATTGTTTCAGCATTTCATAATTTTCCATGGTCACCAAATAGAACCAAAGATATTAGTGGAGAGTCGTTACTCTCTCAAAATCTTGCATTAGCCTAA
- a CDS encoding ATP-binding protein — MPSEPPPSKGERNAIIGYKPQYEIAAIKIITAIKAGNLVSIKIADPDAGRVDDFQILSINRIDAYQIKWSEYPSSITYNKFISPIDGNPCYIAQLADGWKRLKNKFPSKKICVHFIHRNYPSTNDKINSCKKNNPDRLHFASFIAQIWNKIHNSSPEFRFQIPDEWDFAFQKFYESSKLETIEEFINFVKDCSLEFGYNIPNFEELPEKDRFSTIDDINNISKKLIDLVADPSKTIEYSLKEFLIIIGWESRNDLINQHLFPINERLYQKNHNLYTDFDNLINNINKGYIGLIGTPGSGKSTFLTQFLKNRSELVIKYYSYIPNSYEPVNLRGESKNFLHDISLQLDHEGFSSGGSVSSFDRTILLKRFYNQMQYLHEEWKKNQRKTIFLIDGLDHISREQHPEYSLLNDLPDPNKIPDGIIFILGSQTDEIFPSAVKSEIRDKRIIEMPSLNLEEVRNIIKNSPIQIPLEIDQINKIFLLSNGHPLSLIYLLNKILETEDNEEISNILNKTNPFSGNIEKQYESYWDELKDDFDLIKLLGLIARCKSGIDLKWFNTWYDRKSISKLRRTFSHYFKVGESGFWFFFHNSFRSFIIKKTSEIESGIIDESQSIYFQKILANQASQEPKTSIHSWDIIFHLFNAKEYQKVIEISTASYFREQFLNFRAIREIKNDIIFALDSAKILNNYHRFIRLMLIGSEYEQRKSYLEDISYFPLLFHHLQEHPEICIEHLISGNELQIEQIKGIKLTKTLNHISFQISKLIFELSEPYDILISSETYNNFQKYSPDTLLTWASSAPYFRTIDEIIKLIRNCKQINLNESHDLSTENIIKFQQKLLFIVGISLIELNKWEDVKIINNEINKISSSLNKDIVFNLNIWSSDFCILINNLEEAEYFLEKVKDVIGDSYLFPENEQFNAERIIYFLYNALKIKKDETFAQKYLKHVQCPENINFLNFSNPFSEFESFIRYNKIQFLLGYDYQPLELNISNENEEEILFFLFKRHIYTLSYISVMGDINKELPPEQISELIIPILGFYYQNFSLNRRIKNGYFIHQCQKEFFEFFVDSVVNHKNGIKVLYLLLDKEWEKPDNEKYWPSLVWENIIKIIYKHSGDKKWCNNKVNLIEESFLSRPEKYYDTNQRIHEFYDYSEICAIIKNQLKSLQYLRKTFETSLGIGFRKDYQLNNWIKWLDIINKIDPEQREERTIFFINIISVMHEYVEKNSDLYAAKLLISVTFNWSPEKALILAEWFITKHIVPYLDVRNLYLSLLLKSELDIPINDILPHVESILFDTENETEHREIVKNL, encoded by the coding sequence ATGCCATCCGAACCCCCTCCATCAAAAGGTGAAAGAAATGCGATAATTGGCTATAAACCTCAATATGAAATAGCAGCAATAAAGATAATTACAGCAATAAAAGCCGGAAATCTAGTATCAATAAAAATTGCTGATCCAGATGCAGGGCGAGTAGATGATTTTCAAATTTTATCAATTAACCGAATTGACGCATATCAAATAAAATGGAGTGAATATCCTTCTTCCATTACATATAATAAATTCATTTCTCCTATTGATGGTAATCCTTGCTATATTGCCCAACTAGCAGATGGTTGGAAACGATTAAAGAATAAATTTCCAAGTAAAAAAATTTGTGTTCATTTTATTCATCGAAATTATCCATCGACCAATGATAAAATAAATTCATGTAAAAAAAACAATCCTGACAGGTTACATTTTGCTAGTTTTATCGCCCAAATATGGAACAAAATTCATAATTCGTCTCCAGAATTTAGATTTCAGATTCCTGATGAATGGGATTTTGCATTTCAAAAATTTTATGAATCTTCTAAACTTGAAACTATTGAAGAGTTTATTAATTTTGTAAAAGATTGTTCATTAGAATTTGGTTATAATATTCCAAATTTTGAAGAATTACCTGAAAAAGATAGATTTTCAACAATAGACGATATAAATAATATCTCAAAAAAATTAATTGATTTGGTTGCTGATCCAAGTAAAACTATAGAATATAGTTTAAAAGAATTTTTAATCATAATTGGATGGGAAAGTAGAAATGATTTAATTAACCAGCATTTATTTCCAATAAATGAAAGATTATACCAAAAAAACCATAATTTATACACTGATTTTGACAATTTAATTAACAATATCAATAAAGGATACATAGGACTTATTGGAACACCCGGTTCCGGGAAATCTACCTTCTTAACTCAATTTTTAAAAAATCGATCGGAATTAGTTATAAAATATTATTCATATATACCAAATTCATATGAACCTGTCAATCTTAGAGGAGAATCTAAAAATTTTCTTCATGATATATCACTGCAACTTGATCATGAGGGATTTTCTTCTGGAGGTAGTGTAAGTTCATTTGATAGAACCATTCTTCTGAAACGGTTTTACAACCAAATGCAGTACTTGCACGAAGAATGGAAAAAAAATCAAAGAAAAACTATTTTTTTAATCGATGGACTAGATCATATTTCTCGCGAACAACATCCAGAATATTCTCTTTTAAATGATCTTCCTGACCCAAACAAAATCCCTGATGGGATTATTTTTATTCTTGGAAGCCAAACCGACGAAATTTTTCCAAGTGCCGTTAAATCAGAAATTCGAGATAAACGAATAATTGAAATGCCATCCCTAAATCTCGAAGAAGTTAGAAATATTATTAAAAATTCACCTATTCAAATTCCTTTAGAGATAGATCAAATTAACAAGATTTTTTTACTCTCCAATGGTCATCCACTATCATTAATTTATTTATTGAACAAAATTCTGGAAACGGAAGACAATGAAGAAATATCTAATATTTTAAATAAGACAAATCCCTTTTCAGGGAATATTGAAAAACAATATGAATCCTATTGGGATGAACTGAAAGATGATTTTGATCTGATCAAACTATTAGGTTTAATCGCACGATGTAAATCAGGAATTGATCTAAAATGGTTTAATACTTGGTATGATAGAAAAAGTATATCTAAATTAAGAAGGACCTTTTCCCATTATTTTAAAGTCGGGGAGTCAGGTTTTTGGTTTTTCTTTCATAACAGTTTTCGTTCATTCATAATTAAAAAAACCTCAGAAATCGAGTCTGGAATAATTGATGAATCACAATCAATTTATTTTCAAAAAATTTTAGCAAATCAAGCATCTCAAGAACCTAAAACATCAATTCATTCTTGGGATATAATTTTTCATCTATTTAATGCAAAAGAATATCAAAAAGTTATTGAAATAAGCACGGCATCATATTTCAGAGAGCAATTTTTAAATTTCCGAGCGATCCGAGAAATTAAGAATGATATTATTTTTGCTTTAGATTCGGCAAAAATTTTAAATAACTATCACAGATTTATTCGTCTGATGTTAATTGGAAGTGAATATGAACAAAGAAAATCCTATTTAGAAGACATTTCATATTTTCCTCTCCTTTTTCACCATTTACAAGAACATCCAGAAATATGTATAGAGCATCTCATTTCTGGAAATGAATTACAGATTGAACAGATAAAAGGAATAAAACTAACAAAAACGCTAAATCATATCAGTTTTCAAATATCTAAATTAATATTTGAGTTATCTGAACCATATGATATATTAATTTCTTCAGAAACCTATAATAATTTCCAGAAATATTCTCCAGATACATTACTTACATGGGCTTCATCGGCCCCATATTTTCGAACTATAGATGAAATAATAAAATTAATCCGAAATTGTAAACAAATTAACCTTAATGAATCCCATGATTTATCAACTGAAAATATAATAAAATTTCAGCAAAAATTACTCTTTATAGTAGGAATATCCTTAATTGAACTAAACAAATGGGAAGATGTAAAAATCATCAATAATGAAATTAATAAAATTTCCTCATCTCTTAATAAAGATATTGTATTTAATCTCAACATTTGGAGTTCAGATTTTTGTATATTAATTAATAATTTAGAAGAAGCAGAGTATTTTTTAGAGAAAGTAAAGGATGTTATTGGTGATAGTTATTTATTTCCAGAAAATGAACAGTTTAATGCAGAGAGAATAATTTATTTTTTGTATAATGCCTTAAAAATTAAAAAAGACGAAACTTTTGCACAGAAATATTTAAAACATGTCCAATGTCCAGAAAATATTAATTTTTTGAATTTTTCTAACCCATTTTCTGAATTTGAGAGTTTTATTCGGTATAATAAAATTCAATTTTTGCTAGGATATGATTATCAACCCTTGGAATTGAATATATCAAATGAAAATGAAGAGGAAATATTGTTTTTTCTCTTTAAAAGACATATATATACACTGAGTTATATTTCTGTGATGGGAGATATAAATAAAGAATTGCCTCCTGAACAAATATCAGAATTAATTATCCCCATTTTAGGATTTTATTATCAAAATTTTTCACTCAATCGTAGAATAAAAAATGGATACTTTATTCATCAATGTCAAAAAGAGTTTTTTGAATTTTTTGTAGATTCAGTGGTTAACCATAAAAATGGAATAAAAGTATTATATTTACTACTTGACAAAGAATGGGAAAAGCCCGATAACGAAAAATATTGGCCATCTTTAGTCTGGGAAAATATAATAAAAATTATTTATAAACATAGCGGTGATAAAAAATGGTGCAACAATAAAGTAAATTTAATTGAAGAATCTTTTTTATCACGTCCCGAGAAATATTATGATACAAATCAAAGGATCCACGAATTCTATGATTATTCTGAAATATGTGCGATAATTAAAAATCAGCTAAAGTCACTACAATATCTCCGTAAGACATTTGAAACTTCATTAGGTATTGGTTTTCGTAAGGATTACCAATTAAATAATTGGATTAAATGGCTAGATATTATTAATAAAATTGATCCTGAACAAAGAGAAGAAAGGACAATTTTTTTTATCAATATTATTTCCGTTATGCATGAATATGTAGAAAAAAATTCTGATTTATATGCCGCGAAATTATTAATTTCGGTCACATTTAATTGGAGTCCCGAAAAAGCCTTAATTCTTGCAGAATGGTTTATTACTAAACATATTGTGCCCTATCTGGATGTAAGAAATTTATATTTATCCTTATTATTAAAAAGCGAATTAGATATACCAATTAATGATATTTTACCCCATGTAGAGAGTATTCTTTTTGATACTGAAAATGAAACTGAACATAGAGAAATTGTAAAAAATTTGTAA
- a CDS encoding transposase, whose protein sequence is MIPDKVRHTLQNLKKNLQHNVEIHQIKGGFYVYRASSVYDPQTKKSKKTTHYIGSITRDGTFKPKKNSASKIVSNREIFEYANGMLAYSYIKDLESLLEKYTPYFKELVTMAIVKALDPKPLRLIESRWEKLDLSNQINVKLLPKHLGEVLHQIGSEVGWWYDLFAELASDDDLIFYDLTAIITYSESIKLAEKGYNADHDKNEQIGVSMAFSSNTGLPIGCDVSYGSMRDIKTIKNFLNRFKDNDIGLILDRGFSSYSLLNGNYSAGLSALIPSI, encoded by the coding sequence ATGATCCCTGATAAGGTGCGGCACACCCTTCAAAACTTGAAAAAAAATCTTCAACATAACGTAGAAATTCATCAAATCAAAGGTGGTTTTTATGTTTATCGCGCTTCAAGTGTGTATGATCCACAAACAAAAAAATCGAAAAAAACGACACACTATATTGGATCCATAACTCGTGATGGTACGTTTAAACCCAAAAAAAATTCAGCCTCAAAAATAGTTTCAAACAGAGAAATATTTGAATATGCTAATGGGATGCTAGCCTATTCATACATCAAGGATCTTGAATCATTATTAGAAAAATATACTCCATATTTCAAGGAATTAGTCACTATGGCTATCGTAAAAGCCTTAGATCCTAAACCTCTCAGATTAATTGAATCACGATGGGAAAAGTTAGATTTATCCAATCAAATCAATGTCAAATTGTTGCCTAAACATTTAGGAGAGGTACTTCACCAAATCGGTTCTGAAGTTGGCTGGTGGTATGACTTATTTGCAGAATTAGCTTCAGACGACGATTTGATATTTTACGACTTAACTGCGATTATTACTTATTCTGAATCAATAAAGTTAGCTGAAAAGGGATATAATGCAGACCATGATAAAAACGAACAAATTGGGGTTTCAATGGCATTCTCATCGAATACCGGTCTTCCAATCGGATGCGATGTCTCATATGGATCTATGAGAGATATAAAAACAATAAAAAATTTCTTAAATCGATTTAAAGACAACGATATTGGATTAATTTTGGATCGGGGCTTCTCTTCGTATTCATTGTTGAATGGTAACTATTCAGCCGGTCTCAGCGCCCTTATCCCGTCCATCTGA
- a CDS encoding transposase — translation MNELKKRGIHYLVPLKKNSKFLQKSKIVWDGGFLYRNRGILCTCVNNQYGYLYLYMDPLLKGEKESTLLKNSLKRGLNVGEYQNKCEFSGIIPILSDIAKPPAEIFLLYKEREDVELAFDALKNPIDSDKSYLQSEESVRGYFFISLLALRIYFSVLRKLRILNLNQIISVEEVFFELSKIEIIHDARGTKSFAQIPKRATKILSLFTDQIPMG, via the coding sequence TTGAATGAACTAAAAAAAAGAGGTATTCACTACCTTGTCCCATTAAAAAAGAATTCAAAATTCTTACAAAAATCTAAAATAGTATGGGATGGAGGGTTTTTATATCGTAATAGAGGGATTTTGTGTACGTGTGTTAATAATCAATATGGTTACCTCTACCTTTATATGGATCCCTTATTGAAGGGGGAAAAAGAATCTACTTTACTAAAAAATTCACTTAAAAGAGGCCTGAATGTAGGTGAATATCAAAATAAATGCGAATTTTCGGGAATAATTCCAATATTATCTGACATTGCTAAACCTCCAGCAGAAATTTTTCTTTTATATAAAGAGAGGGAAGATGTGGAACTTGCATTTGATGCATTAAAAAACCCAATAGATTCAGATAAATCGTATTTGCAGTCGGAAGAAAGTGTTAGAGGTTATTTTTTCATATCATTATTGGCACTGAGGATATACTTTTCAGTTTTAAGAAAACTTCGCATATTAAACTTAAATCAGATTATCTCTGTAGAAGAAGTCTTTTTTGAACTTTCAAAAATTGAGATAATTCATGATGCACGTGGAACAAAAAGTTTTGCACAGATTCCTAAGAGAGCAACAAAAATACTCAGCCTCTTCACCGACCAAATACCTATGGGTTAA